The region ACTGCCtggttttatttgtttactttatttacTCTCCTATATTCGCCCCTTACAGCACAACGTTGGTCGGGGGTCCAATGGGACCCAGACCGCTGTTGACGGCTCCCGAGACCACCGAGGACGAGGACTCGGAGGCATCCGGGGAAGGGGGCTCAACAAGCATGGCGCTGCCGTTCTCCTGCACCGAGCAAATGGTGGGTGAGGCCAGGCtgttggtggtgctggtggtggtggtgctgctgccaCTGGTGCATGCTGTGGCCGATGACGAACTGGCTCCACTGCCGCTGACTGCCACCGCTGACGAGGATGCAGGCACTCCGCCGGCTCCTCCTGTGCCCACCGTTATGGGATTGGTTATCTTCATGTAGTACTTCTCCAACTTGGCGTTGATGTGCTTGCCGTAGGTGTACTTGCGCAAGGCGGCCATGTGGGGCCGGATCTTGGTCATTAGCTTCTTGAGCTGCGTCGGCTCCGAAACATCAATCATCTTCTGGACCACATAGTTGGCATACTGATCCTTCATCATCACGTGCAACGCGCTGTGTAGGTGCAAACACAAAATGTGATTAGTTAAAGTGGATGCTTGAGTTTATTTACGTTTCACTCACTTGTCGTTAAAGGTGCAGACCTCGTCTATAAGACCAGTGCGTTCGCCACGTGTGGCATGGGTAACGCATTTCTCTACCACATTCGAAGCGAATTTGTGCTGCGACAGCACAAGCACCTTGCCGCGCACGCTGTTTATCAGAATGGACTTGTCCTCCTGCTTGCCGTGCTCTGAAAATACCAAGATCAAGGTTAATAAATTCTAAATGAGCATGTGTTCAATGATTCACTTACCAAGCACATGCTGAATGACATAGTTGCCGTATTGGTCCTGGATCAACTGCTCGGTGTGCTCGTGCAGCTCGTCCAGAATGGGCGTGGTCTGTTCGGCGGTGCAGTGTTCGAGGATCCGCTGGATCACCCGGCAGCCGTAGGGATGGGTGCTCAGCGAGTAAACCTGCCCCTTGAACGCATTGATGATGAACTGCAGGGCCACCGGATCCACGCACTCGATGCACTTCTGCACCACATGGTTGCCATTCTGATCCTTGACGCACTTCAGCACATGTCCGTCCAGTTCGTGGACgatctcctgctgctgctccggcGAGATGCTCTCCAGGGCCTTTTGAATCACCCGGCAGCCGTACATTTGCAGCGCCAGCTGCAGCACATGACCCTTGACCTGCATGCCCAGCGTGTTCTTCTGCTCGGGAGTGCCGAACTCAAAGAACTTCTGGATGACATAGTTGCCAAAGACATCGGTCATCAGGCTATAGGCTGCAGCAAGGATCTCGCTGAATACCATCTGCTTCTCGGCCGCCGTTGCGCGCTCCAACTTCTGCTGGATGAACCGCGAGCCGTGCTGATCCTGCGAGAACTCCACAATGTGGTTGACGAGATCGCGTAGCTGGAGATTGGGGTACCGCTGGTTGCGGAAATCCTCGAGTAGGCGAGATCTGCCCGGCTGTGGGGCGCCGCCCACGCCGCCGCcggctgccgctgccaccgccgccgctgccgctgctgtggCGGCCACCTGTCGCGAGTtggccgccgctgctgctgccgccgccactGCCGCGGCTGCGCTACCCGGAATGGCCAGGGGATTCGAGAAGAGCGAGCTATTGGACCCGAACATATTGTTGGCGgccgctgccactgc is a window of Drosophila biarmipes strain raj3 chromosome 3R, RU_DBia_V1.1, whole genome shotgun sequence DNA encoding:
- the LOC108031335 gene encoding maternal protein pumilio isoform X5, with protein sequence MVVLETASALLGGPYAQGAPALKMVQKRYIGLHQWLGPIRTKELKEHIVSDDVLSLAFNHNQQLFRSQNPGLAAVATNAAAAAAAAAAATSAASAAAAVGAAPVPNGSLQQSQQQQQQQQQQQQQQMQMAAASQQFLAAQQAQNAAYAAQQATPYVINPGQEAAPYMGMIAAAQMPQYYGVAPWGMYPGNLIPQQGTQPRRPLTPSQQGAENQPYQVIPAFLDHTGSLLMGGPRTGTPMRLVSPAPVLVPPGATRAGPPPPQGPQLYQPQPQTAQQNLYSQQNGSSVGGLALNTSSLTGRRDSFDRSTSAFSPSAMDYTSSGVAAAANAVNSTVAQAAAAAAAAAAARGKWPGAMSGAASGAYGALGAGNASASPLGAPLTPPPSAQSCLLGSRAPGAESRQRQQQQQQQQQQLAAVGLPATAAAAQAAVAAAANNMFGSNSSLFSNPLAIPGSAAAAVAAAAAAAANSRQVAATAAAAAAVAAAAGGGVGGAPQPGRSRLLEDFRNQRYPNLQLRDLVNHIVEFSQDQHGSRFIQQKLERATAAEKQMVFSEILAAAYSLMTDVFGNYVIQKFFEFGTPEQKNTLGMQVKGHVLQLALQMYGCRVIQKALESISPEQQQEIVHELDGHVLKCVKDQNGNHVVQKCIECVDPVALQFIINAFKGQVYSLSTHPYGCRVIQRILEHCTAEQTTPILDELHEHTEQLIQDQYGNYVIQHVLEHGKQEDKSILINSVRGKVLVLSQHKFASNVVEKCVTHATRGERTGLIDEVCTFNDNALHVMMKDQYANYVVQKMIDVSEPTQLKKLMTKIRPHMAALRKYTYGKHINAKLEKYYMKITNPITVGTGGAGGVPASSSAVAVSGSGASSSSATACTSGSSTTTTSTTNSLASPTICSVQENGSAMLVEPPSPDASESSSSVVSGAVNSGLGPIGPPTNVVL